The Rhododendron vialii isolate Sample 1 chromosome 8a, ASM3025357v1 genome has a window encoding:
- the LOC131298681 gene encoding expansin-A23-like: protein MANPKFVLVCVMAMAMIYVVAGWEPARATFYGGPNGEETLQGACGYGDTIKQGYGLQTAALSTALFNHGAACGACFEIYCVNDPQWCKTPAVSIKITATNFCPPNYTKTVDVWCNPPQKHFDLTLPMFLQIAYYKAGVVPVSYQRIPCVKQGGMRFYMSPSGNPYFILVLIYNVGGVGDVVAVRVKGSRTGWIPMQRNWGQNWFTSTQLKGEALSFQVTTSDGRTVDSDNVVPANWNFGQTFEGKNF from the exons ATGGCAAACCCTAAGTTTGTGCTGGTGTGTGTAATGGCAATGGCTATGATTTATGTAGTGGCTGGGTGGGAACCTGCGCGCGCAACATTTTATGGTGGCCCTAATGGTGAAGAGACTCTGC AGGGAGCTTGCGGATACGGAGACACAATCAAGCAAGGTTACGGCCTCCAAACAGCAGCACTCAGCACAGCCCTCTTCAACCACGGCGCCGCCTGCGGCGCTTGTTTTGAGATTTACTGTGTGAACGACCCCCAGTGGTGCAAAACACCCGCCGTCTCAATCAAAATCACCGCCACCAACTTCTGCCcgccaaactacacaaaaacagtaGACGTATGGTGCAACCCTCCCCAGAAGCACTTCGACCTCACCTTACCGATGTTCCTCCAAATCGCCTACTACAAGGCCGGAGTCGTCCCGGTCTCTTACCAGAGAATCCCCTGCGTTAAGCAGGGGGGAATGAGGTTTTATATGAGTCCGAGTGGGAATCCGTATTTTATCCTCGTGCTGATTTATAACGTGGGAGGGGTTGGCGACGTCGTTGCCGTGAGGGTGAAGGGATCGAGGACGGGTTGGATTCCCATGCAGAGGAACTGGGGACAGAATTGGTTTACGTCGACGCAGCTGAAGGGGGAGGCGCTGTCGTTTCAGGTGACCACCAGCGACGGGAGGACGGTGGACTCGGATAATGTCGTTCCGGCAAATTGGAATTTTGGACAGACTTTTGAAGGGAAGAATTTTTAA